A DNA window from Acidimicrobiales bacterium contains the following coding sequences:
- the pstC gene encoding phosphate ABC transporter permease subunit PstC, with protein sequence MSDTGGPRGGASTLTIADLSGDVRRHRKEAVIKTSMFGTALVSVLISALIIFALFDEAFVFVREVDWGNTWGQIGWFPRRGIYDIPTILVATLIVTGIAMIIAAPLGLGAAIYLAEYANPRVRSILKPILEVLAGIPSVVLGFFALQFIAPTIIDNIGGSDSGSMAAAGLGVGILTIPLVASVSEDAMKAVPLSLREASAGLGARRMTTTVRIVLPAAASGLVAAFIVAVSRAIGETMVVFLAGGRSDASVYADGPFEPGLTMTAAMASLATGTDSVVGEGLTVQSLYFVGALLFIMTLTLNVVADRFVARVREQY encoded by the coding sequence ATGAGTGATACCGGGGGCCCCCGGGGCGGGGCATCCACACTGACGATCGCCGATCTGAGTGGTGACGTGCGCCGTCACCGAAAAGAAGCGGTGATCAAGACGTCGATGTTCGGCACCGCGTTGGTGTCTGTTCTCATCTCGGCGCTCATCATCTTTGCGCTCTTCGACGAAGCGTTCGTCTTCGTCCGAGAAGTCGACTGGGGCAACACGTGGGGTCAGATCGGCTGGTTCCCCCGCCGCGGCATCTACGACATCCCGACGATCCTCGTCGCTACGTTGATCGTGACCGGGATCGCCATGATCATCGCTGCGCCCCTCGGTCTCGGCGCGGCGATCTATCTGGCCGAGTACGCCAACCCGAGGGTCCGGTCGATCCTCAAGCCGATCCTCGAGGTTCTCGCCGGAATCCCGTCGGTCGTCCTCGGCTTCTTCGCCCTCCAGTTCATCGCTCCGACGATCATCGACAACATCGGCGGCAGTGACTCGGGCTCGATGGCCGCCGCCGGCCTCGGCGTCGGTATTCTCACCATCCCCCTCGTCGCCTCGGTCTCCGAGGACGCCATGAAGGCGGTACCGCTTTCGCTGCGTGAAGCCTCGGCCGGACTCGGTGCCCGCAGGATGACCACCACGGTGCGGATCGTCCTGCCCGCCGCGGCGTCGGGTCTCGTCGCGGCGTTCATCGTCGCCGTGTCCCGGGCCATCGGCGAGACGATGGTGGTCTTCCTGGCCGGCGGGCGCTCAGATGCCTCGGTGTACGCAGACGGGCCGTTCGAGCCCGGACTCACGATGACCGCCGCCATGGCCTCCCTCGCCACCGGCACCGACAGCGTCGTGGGTGAAGGCCTCACCGTGCAGTCGCTCTACTTCGTCGGCGCCCTGCTGTTCATAATGACGCTGACGCTGAACGTCGTCGCCGACCGGTTCGTCGCCCGTGTGCGCGAGCAGTACTAG